DNA from Equus asinus isolate D_3611 breed Donkey chromosome 17, EquAss-T2T_v2, whole genome shotgun sequence:
AGTAAGAAGTCACAGTGTGTCACAAATGCCATCTTGAAAAGCAGGAGTTCTTCTTCAGTTTTACTTcccttctgaaatattttctcacaaaggcattttaaaatagaagctAGAAAATCTAAGACATTCAGTGGCTTTTAACTTCAACAATTGTAATGGATAATTGAGAGGGCCCTTGAGTTTTATGTGGTTCTTCTAATATGTGGCcacatccatgttgtctcaacaAGCTGATTCAGTGCTTTAACCATCAGAAACTACAGCAGAGACAGATAAAGTAGACAAACATTAGGAATGTACAAAGGCAAATGCTATTTTCTTCTAGTGTGATTAATATGTAGGTCTTTATAGATCTTAGTATCCACAACCATCTCTGTActttcttaaaagttattttatttatatatatatgccatattctcatttaattgtgTTACTAACTTCTAAGAGGCACTCAAAAATGTTATCttgtggctggccctgtggccgagtggttaagttcgcgcactctgcttcagtggcgcaggatttcgccagttcggatcctggatgcggacatagTACCtctgatcaggccatgctgaggtggtgtctcaaaatatgcaactatgtactgggggcacttggggagaaaaagcagagaaaaaaaaagattggcaacagttgttagctcaggtgccaatctttaaaaaaattttttttaaatgttatctggtttctaatttattatttatttgttttcccattttgtgTCCCACTGTGCAGTGCTTTGGATAATGGATAGAAACTTCAGTTCTTGAGTAAATAATGCTTTAAATCTCATACTGAAGGCAGTGATTTGATAAACATGGAGATATTAAAACAATGCTTAAAGGAGGTTGTTGTGTGTGAACTACAAAACAGGACATTTAGCCAGAGATGAAAAGGGGAAAGCAGGGAAGGAAATTTTCCTGGAGGGTTGTTGGAGCAGTTGATTGTTGATAATTACAGCACAATGATGTACTTTACCAGGGCCCTTTTCACTGCTCTTTATAACCAAACCAactggaattattttcttcttttttccagttttattgagataaaatcaGCAAAGAACATTGggtatgtttaaggtgtacaatgtatgttttcatatatgtataatttgtgATCGATTTCCACTATAGGTTAATAAGCAAATCCGTCACCTcgcatagttaccatttttttgttgtgttgagaacatttaagatctaccttcttagaaaatttcatatatgcaatacaatatttttaactatagtcaccgtgctgtacattagatccccagaacttcaTTTTATAACAGAAAATTTGTACCATCTGACCAACATCTACACATTTCCCCCAAacttcagcccctggcaaccaccaatatactctctgtttctgagttcaccgtttttatattccacatataaatgagatcatacagtatttgtctttctttgtctgacttatttaacttagcattatgccctcaagattcatccatgttgtagcaaccACGACTTCTTTATCTCTAAAGAGTCATGAACTTGTCCAAGTTAAGACTTCTCTAATTGTCAGATCCTCTGCCTACCAccttttcctctctcatcttGCATCTTTTTAGATTTGAGACTCAATGTGTCCATCCAACAAAGACATTATCTTATATGAAACATTTTGCTTTAGATATAAAGCCCTCAGTTTTTAACTCATATTATTTTGAGGCTTATTAATTATTTGAGTGCTTAGTCAATTAATGTCAATTACTCCCACTAGATTATAGGATTCATTGGTATAGAAACTACTGGATGTACCACGGAATACAAAGCACTTAAAAGTTAAAAGTTCACTTAGTAAATACACAATTAATTTTAGTGTAATAAATTAGTATttgaacaaaaaacaaatcaataaatatctgcCAAAATTGGAAGTCAGGAAAGATTTCAACAAGGAAAGAGTATCATATGTAAATTCTAGACACATCACGAACTATGACATGTTTGAGGAACTGAATATTATCTGTGAGCTTTAAAACAAATActagggactggcccggtggcacaatggttaagttcacatgttccacttctcggggGCCCGtagttcgccggttcgaatcccggtgcggacatggtaccacttggcaagccatgctgtggtaggcatcccacatataaagtagataaagatgggcatggatgttagctcagggccaggcttcctcagcaaaaagaggcggactggcagtagttagctcagagctaatcttcctcaaaaaaaaaaagaaaaacaaatactaattttattaaatcaaagTATTTGAGATACCTTTGCTTCTCTTGTATCATGCCATACAATTTTACAAAAGCAACAACCACAATATGAGTTTGTGCGTGTGTATTTAAATTACGTATTTAAAACCATCTATTAGTTTCCATTCTTTCCAGGGCCTTTTTCACATCCTTGTTCCGCAGGCTATAAATTATAGGATTTAACATAGGAATCACAAGGGTGTAAAACAACGAGGACATTTTGTCTTGATCTAGGGAGTAGGAAGAGCTTGGCCTGAAATACATGAAGAGCATAGTTCCCTGGAAAATTGCCACAGTGATTAGGTGGGAGATGCAGGTGGAGAAAGCTTTGAACCTCCCCTCAGCAGAGTGGATCTTCAAGACTGACAGGATAATATAGCAATAAGAGATAAGAACTCCCGAAATGGTACTCAGTTCAATGAAGCCAAAAATGGTGAATAACACCAACTCATTGACCTGTATATCAGAGCAGGAAAGGATGAAAAGTGGTGgtaaatcacagaagaaatgattaatcTCATTTGACCCACAGAAACATAAGCGGAACGTTAATGTTGTGTGTATCAAAGCATCTGCCGTTCCCACCAGATAAACCCCGGCCATGAGCAGGGAGCACACCCTGCTGGACATGTTGACTCTATAGAGCAAGGGGTTGCTAATGGCCTTGTACCGATCAAAGGCCATCACTGCCAGCAGTAGACACTCAGAATCTGCAAAGATACAGAAGATCAAGAATTGCAGAGCACAGCCGAAGAAAGGGATTGATCTGTTCTTGGCAAACAAGTCCACCAGCATCTTGGGCCCAACTGCTGTGGAATAGCAGAGGTCACAGAAAGAGAGGTggctgaggaagaagtacattggTGTGTGCAGCTGGGAATTTATTCTAATTAAAATGAGCATTCCAAGATTTGCCAGAAGATTAACGAGATAAACAACCAGAAACACGGTAAATAGGGTTACTTTCATCCTAGTGTTGTTGGTGATTCCAAGAAAAATGAATTCAGTCATGGAGAAGCAATTTCCtctattcattcttctttttcttgtctaaatttttgagaaaatgatcAAGAAAAGGATAGATGCATGTTTAACTCTTCTGGACATCCACAAATATCCATGAGGCAGACCATAATTTCTTTCTGCAATTGTCTTTTTTATACTCAGAAAATTACCTGGTCATGTGTCATTCTTTAAAAAGGCATTGCAgtctgtaaaataataataaaaaatacctggaataaGGAGTTGAGAAACTTTGATCTAAGCCTAGATGCCATTCCTGAAGTATGCGACTTCGTACAagctctttaatttctctgagcattACCTTCTTTATCTCAAGGAAGAGATTTGGATGATTTTAGGTCTCATTACATCTCCAAAATGATACGGAAGAAACATCAAGGTTAGAGAGACCATATTTTAGGATACAGGGCGAACCATTTTCTATGCTCGAAAATAATCACATGGACACAAAAAAATGATTACCATGGTTATGTTCTTCAGAAACTGTATTGGTTTAAATGATTTTGTGTTAATTCTAGATGCAATGAGCATCTCTAActgataataatgaaaaaattacgTTACTGGTCTTGGTCTATGTTGTCTTTAGTATTTGGTGAGACAGGAAATAAACATTACTGACCTTTTCTCTAGAAGTGTGGTATTGTTTTGTCACAATATTCGTTACCTATTTGTGGAGTGATCTGGTGCGAAAGGAGGAGTCTCTTGACCAAACAAAGAAGAGTGCtaaaaagaatttgaaacaaTAGAATTTAACATATGCATTTGCATCTCTTTGAATTTCaaatagtattttatattaaaaaatggaagGAGTACTAGGGACAATAAATGCTTCTCAGATATATAGGCTTCTCTTCCTTGTGTACGCATGTATTTATGTGTGCATGTCATGTCATCTGTTTGCA
Protein-coding regions in this window:
- the LOC139040767 gene encoding olfactory receptor 5W2-like, with the translated sequence MNRGNCFSMTEFIFLGITNNTRMKVTLFTVFLVVYLVNLLANLGMLILIRINSQLHTPMYFFLSHLSFCDLCYSTAVGPKMLVDLFAKNRSIPFFGCALQFLIFCIFADSECLLLAVMAFDRYKAISNPLLYRVNMSSRVCSLLMAGVYLVGTADALIHTTLTFRLCFCGSNEINHFFCDLPPLFILSCSDIQVNELVLFTIFGFIELSTISGVLISYCYIILSVLKIHSAEGRFKAFSTCISHLITVAIFQGTMLFMYFRPSSSYSLDQDKMSSLFYTLVIPMLNPIIYSLRNKDVKKALERMETNRWF